The proteins below are encoded in one region of Rhododendron vialii isolate Sample 1 chromosome 7a, ASM3025357v1:
- the LOC131333224 gene encoding lachrymatory-factor synthase-like has protein sequence MERNLQPKWESKVSTTLTHASAGQIWPLFKDFFNLHKWFPSLPTCYGIHGTNGEVGCIRYCSGFELPSEDGVNSISWSTERLIATDPIDRIIAYEIVDSNTGFKSYVSKVKIVPTGDDGQDLGCVIEWSFSVEPVEGWVLEDLVKKYEYGLQGMAKKMEDAIRSTEQGQGE, from the coding sequence atggaACGAAACTTACAACCTAAGTGGGAATCCAAGGTTTCTACAACTCTAACACATGCTAGTGCAGGCCAAATATGGCCTCTTTTCAAGGACTTCTTCAACCTACACAAATGGTTCCCAAGCCTACCCACTTGTTATGGGATCCACGGTACCAACGGTGAGGTGGGTTGCATCCGGTACTGCTCCGGCTTTGAACTCCCATCCGAGGACGGTGTCAACTCCATCAGCTGGTCCACAGAGAGGTTGATAGCCACTGATCCTATTGATCGGATCATCGCCTACGAGATCGTTGACTCCAACACCGGGTTCAAGTCGTACGTTTCAAAGGTCAAGATCGTTCCTACAGGAGACGATGGTCAAGATCTGGGGTGCGTGATCGAGTGGTCATTTTCTGTCGAGCCGGTGGAAGGATGGgtgttggaagatttggtgaaGAAATATGAATATGGGCTGCAGGGGATGGCTAAGAAAATGGAGGATGCAATAAGGAGCACAGAACAAGGTCAAGGAGAGTAG